A single genomic interval of uncultured Desulfobacter sp. harbors:
- a CDS encoding LamG domain-containing protein, with protein MSHSGEGQVSFDQITLDASSVLSNNLVAFYPFDGTPDDGSGKLHHGSANGGVTYVPAINGLGAYFDGVDDYVDVADSPDFNGNELTITAWIKTDDQQLQYKMILNKENQYEFAVFHETGDDVDQFGELTMAINPHWYWYGSDYVVPKGVFTHVAMVFDENNYGRMYANGVLQKEIAYTGEIQPQDSCVRIGARGCISGGTLRQFFKGTIDELRIYNRSLTGSEINALYHLDSQGVDSDGDGILDDGDSSGTVGDNNCTGGNTTNCDDNCLCKANPDQLDTDNDGIGDVCEQVVYATVLLEDTSISVSNTDYENSSFTIDGCRVTIDGNHTFENVSVINGGVLTHSTNTTDQTNILDLAITGDLTIEAGSRIDGDGKGYQSASGPGAGNSGGYGGGGAGHGGAGGTGYSANSGGVAYGSIANPSDMGSGGGRETVTNVNGGRGGGLVRLNVQGTLTVDGAVSAAGNIGQQANSTYQAGGGAGGTIHVTAGTLAGSGTITANGGSGRTRGGGGAGGRIAIYYDTDAFTGTVSAIGGTGYQIGGPGSIYRKDNASTHVELILDNSGQSGAATVLSGSYDYLTISGDGTIYQEGAIDIDNLTLDQCVLVVNGTHQLGSLTLRNNARVTHSSNTTDQTNILDLAITGDLTIEAGSRIDGDGKGYQSASGPGAGNSGGYGGGGAGHGGAGGTGYSANSGGVAYGSIANPSDMGSGGGRETVTNVNGGRGGGLVRLNVQGTLTVDGAVSAAGNIGQQANSTYQAGGGAGGTIHVTAGTLAGSGTITANGGSGRTRGGGGAGGRIAIYYDTDAFTGTVSAIGGTGYQIGGPGSIYRKDNASTHVELILDNSGQSGAATVLSGSYDYLTISGDGTIYQEGAIDIDNLTLDQCVLVVNGTHQLGSLTLRNNARVTHSSNTTDQTNILDLAITGDLTIEAGSRIDGDGKGYQSASGPGAGNSGGYGGGGAGHGGAGGTGYSANSGGVAYGSIANPSDMGSGGGRETVTNVNGGRGGGLVRLNVQGTLTVDGAVSAAGNIGQQANSTYQAGGGAGGTIHVTAGTLAGSGTITANGGSGRTRGGGMTRPHLNISAPVGVSPSIIT; from the coding sequence TTGAGTCATTCCGGAGAAGGTCAGGTCAGTTTTGATCAAATTACTTTAGATGCATCTTCTGTTCTTTCAAACAACCTGGTTGCTTTTTATCCCTTTGACGGAACCCCCGACGACGGCAGCGGGAAGCTTCATCATGGTAGCGCCAATGGCGGTGTCACCTATGTGCCGGCCATCAACGGATTGGGGGCCTATTTCGATGGCGTGGACGATTACGTCGACGTTGCCGACTCACCTGACTTTAATGGGAATGAACTTACCATAACCGCCTGGATAAAGACGGACGATCAACAGCTTCAATATAAAATGATTCTGAATAAAGAGAACCAGTATGAATTTGCCGTATTTCATGAAACCGGTGATGATGTGGATCAATTCGGTGAATTGACCATGGCCATCAATCCCCATTGGTACTGGTATGGTTCCGACTATGTCGTTCCCAAAGGGGTGTTCACCCATGTGGCCATGGTGTTTGATGAGAATAACTATGGAAGAATGTATGCCAACGGCGTGCTCCAGAAGGAAATTGCCTACACCGGTGAGATTCAGCCACAGGACTCCTGTGTCCGGATTGGCGCAAGGGGATGTATCAGTGGAGGGACGTTACGGCAGTTTTTTAAAGGCACCATTGATGAGTTAAGAATTTACAACCGCAGCCTCACCGGTAGCGAGATCAATGCCTTGTATCACCTGGATAGCCAAGGCGTCGACTCCGATGGTGACGGTATACTGGATGACGGGGATTCCAGCGGCACCGTGGGAGATAACAACTGCACAGGCGGCAACACAACCAACTGCGACGACAACTGCCTTTGTAAAGCCAATCCGGATCAACTTGACACTGACAACGACGGCATCGGAGATGTCTGCGAGCAGGTGGTCTATGCGACGGTCTTATTAGAAGACACCAGCATCAGCGTAAGCAACACCGATTACGAAAATAGCTCCTTTACCATCGACGGCTGCAGGGTGACCATCGACGGCAATCATACGTTTGAGAATGTCTCCGTAATTAACGGCGGGGTGTTAACCCATTCCACCAATACAACAGACCAAACAAACATATTGGATTTAGCCATCACCGGCGACCTGACCATAGAAGCCGGCTCGCGCATTGATGGGGACGGCAAGGGGTATCAATCCGCCAGTGGGCCTGGTGCCGGAAATTCAGGCGGTTACGGTGGCGGCGGCGCGGGTCATGGTGGCGCCGGAGGGACTGGATACAGTGCTAACAGCGGCGGGGTAGCTTACGGAAGTATTGCCAACCCGTCGGATATGGGCAGTGGTGGTGGACGCGAAACAGTCACTAATGTCAATGGTGGTAGGGGCGGTGGATTGGTTCGATTGAATGTGCAGGGCACGCTGACCGTTGATGGAGCGGTTTCCGCAGCAGGCAACATCGGTCAACAAGCCAATAGTACTTACCAGGCCGGTGGAGGTGCCGGGGGTACGATTCATGTGACAGCAGGCACGTTAGCCGGATCGGGAACAATCACCGCCAACGGCGGAAGCGGGCGAACCCGAGGCGGCGGTGGCGCCGGTGGGCGTATCGCCATTTACTATGATACCGATGCTTTTACAGGGACGGTGTCGGCTATCGGCGGTACCGGATACCAGATCGGCGGCCCTGGCAGTATTTATCGTAAGGACAATGCATCGACCCATGTCGAATTGATTTTGGATAACAGCGGGCAGAGCGGAGCTGCAACGGTGCTTTCGGGCAGTTATGATTACCTGACGATCAGTGGTGATGGTACCATCTATCAGGAAGGTGCCATTGATATCGATAACCTGACGTTGGATCAGTGCGTCTTGGTTGTTAACGGGACGCATCAGTTGGGCAGCCTGACACTGCGTAACAATGCGCGGGTAACCCACTCCAGCAATACGACAGATCAAACAAACATATTGGATTTAGCCATCACCGGCGACCTGACCATAGAAGCCGGCTCGCGCATTGATGGGGACGGCAAAGGGTATCAATCCGCCAGTGGGCCTGGTGCCGGAAATTCAGGCGGTTACGGTGGCGGCGGCGCGGGTCATGGTGGCGCCGGAGGGACTGGATACAGTGCTAACAGCGGCGGGGTAGCTTACGGAAGTATTGCCAACCCGTCGGATATGGGCAGTGGTGGTGGACGCGAAACAGTCACTAATGTCAATGGTGGTAGGGGCGGTGGATTGGTTCGATTGAATGTGCAGGGCACGCTGACCGTTGATGGAGCGGTTTCCGCAGCAGGCAACATCGGTCAACAAGCCAATAGTACTTACCAGGCCGGTGGAGGTGCCGGGGGTACGATTCATGTGACAGCAGGCACGTTAGCCGGATCGGGAACAATCACCGCCAACGGCGGAAGCGGGCGAACCCGAGGCGGCGGTGGCGCCGGTGGGCGTATCGCCATTTACTATGATACCGATGCTTTTACAGGGACGGTGTCGGCTATCGGCGGTACCGGATACCAGATCGGCGGCCCTGGCAGTATTTATCGTAAGGACAATGCATCGACCCATGTCGAATTGATTTTGGATAACAGCGGGCAGAGCGGAGCTGCAACGGTGCTTTCGGGCAGTTATGATTACCTGACGATCAGTGGTGATGGTACCATCTATCAGGAAGGTGCCATTGATATCGATAACCTGACGTTGGATCAGTGCGTCTTGGTTGTTAACGGGACGCATCAGTTGGGCAGCCTGACACTGCGTAACAATGCGCGGGTAACCCACTCCAGCAATACGACAGATCAAACAAACATATTGGATTTAGCCATCACCGGCGACCTGACCATAGAAGCCGGCTCGCGCATTGATGGGGACGGCAAGGGGTATCAATCCGCCAGTGGGCCTGGTGCCGGAAATTCAGGCGGTTACGGTGGCGGCGGCGCGGGTCATGGTGGCGCCGGAGGGACTGGATACAGTGCTAACAGCGGCGGGGTAGCTTACGGAAGTATTGCCAACCCGTCGGATATGGGCAGTGGTGGTGGACGCGAAACAGTCACTAATGTCAATGGTGGTAGGGGCGGTGGATTGGTTCGATTGAATGTGCAGGGCACGCTGACCGTTGATGGAGCGGTTTCCGCAGCAGGCAACATCGGTCAACAAGCCAATAGTACTTACCAGGCCGGTGGAGGTGCCGGGGGTACGATTCATGTGACAGCAGGCACGTTAGCCGGATCGGGAACAATCACAGCCAACGGCGGTAGCGGGCGAACCCGTGGCGGCGGCATGACTCGTCCCCACCTGAACATATCCGCGCCGGTGGGCGTATCGCCCTCAATTATTACATAG